Genomic segment of Fusobacterium simiae:
GGCTGATATTTTTAACTTTTCTTTGTTACTTTCAGAACCTATTATAGCCCCTATATTTGTTAAGCTATCTGTATCTACTTTTCCACCATTTCTTGCAATTAATGATGTTTGTTTATTTGTCCATTCTTTTTCTCCATTACCTTTGCTTCCATTTATATTTGCACTAAAACTAGATGGATTTGCTAAGTCTATACTAAAACTTGTTCCATAAGAACTATCTTTTCTTTCTGATTTATCTTGTTTACTTTCTATTACTAAATTCTTTGCTTTAATATCTAATTTGTCTGCTTCTACATTTGCACCAGATAGAGTTAAGTTTTCTGAATTTGTTTTTAATTTTCCTCCTACATCTATAGTTGAGTTAACATAATTTGTTCCATTTCCTCTACCCTTTGCTCCTGCTTTTGATATTGATAAATCTCCTATTTTTCCTTTACTTAAATCAGCAGTTAAACTAATTCCAGTTTGTGAAGATGAATTAGAAGAAGTATAATTTTCTTCACTAGCTTTAATAGTTACATCTTTTTTAGCATTTAAATTTAAATCTTTTCCTACTTTTACATCTGTTCCTGAAATAGTAATATTTCCATTTTTAGATTTAATATTCATATTATTTCCAGATACTAATGAACTTTTTTCTACTGTTTCATTATGTACTGATGATTTTGATTTACTCTTACTATATGAAATATTTGCTTTAAGTACATCATTCATAATTTTTAATTTATCATATCCTGCATCAGTAGAACCATTATAGTTTGTATCTGCAACTGCAATTGTTGCTTTTGCTCCATCTTTAATAGCTCCTACTACTTTTGATGTATTATTTAATATATCATAACTATTTCCTGAGAAATCTGTTAAATTCTTTATATTTCCTACATTTTCAACAGTATTTACTATTGCAGAATTTATTCCTATGCTTGCCCCTATTCTTGATGAACTTTGTTTAGTTGTATTATCATAACTATTATTTGCTGTTGATATTTCTACTCCATTATCTCCTGATATATTTACATCATTTTTTGCATAGATATCTACTGATTTAGCTCTTACTTTATCTGTTGCTTCTATATTAATATCCTTATTTGATACTATTTGAGAAGCTGTTTGATTTAATATATCAGTATTACTTTCTAATTTATCTTTTCCATATGATAAAGAAGCTCCTTTAGCATTAAAAGAACCTGAGAAACCTTTTTTTACTTCTTCATGTTTATTATATGATTTTGTTTCTAATGGATTTATTTCTACATTTTTTCCTTTTAAGTTAATACTTCCACTAGAAACTACTTTTACACCTTCAAATAAAAGGTCATTTTTACTATCATATGTTAAACCTTTATCTCCTGAAAGTGTTGCTGATAATATTGCTTTTTCTGCATAATTTTCATCTGTTACTGATTTAGAAGTAAGTCCCATAAAACCTGTTTTAGTTTTTTTATGATAAGAATAATTAATATCTTTTACTCCTGCTTGAGTTATATTTCCATCAGCTTTTATTTCACCTTCAGTATTTGCTTGAACATTACTTCCAAAAATATTAACATCTTTACCACTTGTAATATTTACTTTATCACCTATTATATTAGAAGCTACATTATGAGTTGCATAAGATATATTTTCTTCTGATTTAGAACGGCCAAAACTCTTTTTATGAGTTTCTTTATGTGCATAATATCTGCTATCTGTTGCAGACACTACATTTATATCTCCATCAGCTTTAACATTTGCTTCTTCTTTTGCAACTATATTTGAACCTTTTACATTAATATCATTTTTACTTGTGATATCAATATTTTTAGCTTCTATATCACTTGAAACATTATTTTTATTATCAATTTTCGTATATTCTTTTACTCCATCACCAGAATAAAAATATCTATTTTCTTCTAAAGTATTTATTGTTACATCTTTAGCTTCTATTTTTAAACTTTCATTAGCTTTTATGCTAGCAGCAGTATTTACTACATCATTTTTAGCTGTTAATGTTACATTTTTCCCTTCAATATTTGCACTATTTTCAAGATTTGATATATTATCATACTCATAACCATTTATTCTTTTTGTACTTAAATTTGATATATCTTTTGCTGTAACAACTAAATTTTCATTGGCTTTAATATCTGAACCTATATTATCCATTGAGTTTCCTGCTGTAATTGTTACATTATTTCCATCTATACTTGCTTTATTTGCTCCAAGTATAGATTTATTTGTTAAATTATCTGTTGTAATAATAATATTATTCGCAGATAAATTTCCAGTATTTACAATATCTTTTGCTGCAATTACTAAATTTTGTCCTGCTTCTATAGCAGCATTTTTATTTTTTAGTTTACTCAAAGTATTTCTTGTTAGATATACTTTTGGCACTAAAACTTTTTGTCCTTGTATTTCTTCTTCAACATACCATATTATATCTTTTTTAAGTCTTGCAATTTGGTCTTTTGTTAGCGCAATTCCTAATGATAATTTTAAATCTTCTTGCTCTGTTGCTGCATTATCATAAAGAGCTTTCATTTGTTCTTTTTCTGATACATATCCACTTAAATATCTTCTTCCTGTTCCTTCTAATATAGCTCTATTTATCAATTTAGTTTCATAAAAAGAATCTCCTAAAAGTCTTATATTTCTATCAGGGTTAAAACCTATTCTTTTAAAGAAATAATCTGAACCATAAAATCTTGATTTATCAATAAAATTAATATTAGTTTCTACTAAATATGAAAAACCTGGCTTATTGTCTATATTATTATTTATTTTAAACATACCTTTATCATTTTTAGGTAAAATTATATAATCTTTAGTATTAATTTCTTCTTTAGGTTCTAAATTCTTTTTATTTAAAACAATCTCATCAACATTTGTGTTCTTAATCGAATCTAAATTAACATCATTTTTATCAACTTTTGTAGAAGTAATATCTTGTTTCTTAGAATCAATTTTTACATTTTCTTTACTTTCTAGTCCATTACCAACTTGCTTAGCTGATATATTTATACTTCCACCAGCAGAGATTTTTGCATTATCTCCTGTTCCTACATAAGAGAGTATTTTATCTTTTACAAAAACATCTCCCTTATCCCAAGGTTTTCCAACAAGAACTTTATTATCCATTACATATTTATTTCTTAATTCAATAGGATTTTTTGCATTTCCATGAAATTCAAATCCTCTTATTAGTTCTATATTTCTTTCTACTTCTACATCAAAATTTTTATTAATTAAGTTTTTAGCTGTTATATTTACATCTCCATTAGCTAGGATATTTGACTCAAGATTTTCTACATCATTTGTTGCTATTAAAGTAATATTTCCATCAGCCTTAATAGTTGATTTCTCACTTGTATAATGACTTTCTATTTTATCAGCCTTATTTAAATATACACCATCAATATATTTTCCTTCTTGCCAAGTCCATTGCCCTTTATCATCAGTAGTTATTTCAAATTCTTCTCCAATTCTACCATCAAAGCGAGTATAATCCTTTATTCTTGCTTCATTATTTTTTCCTTCTGGGATTGCATATTTTCTAAAATATTCTTTTATTATTTCTACACTCTTTTTATTATATTTTTCTAAATCAAGTTTAGACATATCAACATTACTATCATTCCCAGGAACACTACCTACAATTTCATGATATCCCTTTATTTCAGCAAGATTTTTAATATCTTTTGCTTCTATTTTAATATTTCTTTCACTTTCTATATCTCCAACCTTATTTGTAAATGTTCCTTCTTTACCAGTGATAGTAATATCTCCACTTGAATATATTTCTGCTCTATCATTTAAAAAATCATTCTTAAAATCAACTTTCATTTTCTCAGTTGAATAAAGAAGTCCTTTATTTGTTATAGAATTAACATTAATTTCTAGGTCATTATCTGAAACTATATGTTTATCATTTAATATATCCTTTGCTTCTATACTAAGTTTTCCTAATGAGCTTATTACACCAGTATTATTAATATCTCCAGTAGTTTTTAACTTATTTTCTTTTCCTTCTCCAAATAACAAATTACCTTCATTTTTTAAAGAACTTGTAGTAATTGCTAAATTTGTCATTGAACCTATTGCGCTATCTGTACCATTATTTGATACTTCTTTTGCAGTTATATCTAAGTTCCCACTACTACTTATTCTTTTGTTATTAATTAAGTTTCCAGTTAATGCAAGCTTAATTTTTCCATCATTTTCTAAGTCCCCATTATTTTCCAATGATTTGGCATTAATATTTAAACTATCATTTGCTGTGTATTTACCATCTAAATTTAAATCATTAGCAGTTACTATATTAATATTTTTAACAGCTTGAATTACACCATTATTATTTTTAATATCAGAAGTATTGATATTTGTATTTAAAGAACTTATATTTCCATTTATATTATCTAAAGATTTTTTAATAGTAATATTTTGTGCTATTATATTTTTTGAATTTTTTAATTTATCAGTATTTAAATTTCTACCAACTTTAATATCTCCACTATTTACTAAATTTTGTGTTGAAATATCTTTTGAAGTGATATTTCCTTTGTTTATACTTTCAGTTGTTGTAAGGCTATTTGTTAAAATACTTCCTGAATTATCTAAATCTTTTGTTTTAACTGCAAGGGCTTTTATATTTCCAACTGATGAAATTTTATTATGAATATCTAAAAATCCTGCATTTACATTTGCAGTATTCTTTTTATTATTTAATTTTTGAGCTACCAATTTATTTTGTATTGTTATATTTCCAGTATTTTCAATAGAATTTGTATTTAATTCTAAACCTTCTATTACTCCTGTATTATTTAGCTCATTTACAACTTTTAAATTTCCATTGACATAAATATCTTTTGAATTAGATACATTATTTGAAGATAAACTATTACTTATTATTTCTCCTGAGTTTGTTAATTCTTGAGTTGTAATAGCTTTTGAAGAAATATTACCACTATTAGATATATCTTTTGTTGTAATACTATCGCTTAAAATTTTCCCACTTGAATTTATCTTATTATTTATATTTAAAACTTTTCCTTGTATTATTGAAGTATTTGCTAAATTTTGTGCATTTAGATTATTTCCAACCAATAACTTTCCATTATTTGTTATTTCTTGTGAAGTTATATTATTAACTACTTTAACATTACCTTTATTATTTAAATTACTAGTATTTAAGTTCTTAGAGATAATTTCAGAATTATTAGTCTTATTTAAAATATTACTAGAATTAATATTTTCTTTTACATTAATCTTATTTGAATTTTCCAAATTAATTGTAGTTAAGTTTTCAGAATAAAGTTCTCCTGAATTATTTAAATCTTTTGTATTAATATTTTTTGA
This window contains:
- a CDS encoding hemagglutinin repeat-containing protein, producing MKGRLKRIVAIFMLILQTISLADGIVPDSAASQNLQVDKAANGVPLVNIEAPNRDGVSHNIYKDYNVDERGAILNNSKDLTNSQLGGIILGNPNLQNKKEATTIINEVSGVNKSRIEGYQEIAGKRANYILANPNGIYINGAGFINTGNVTFSTGNSSNLLNPEKGTIEIDGKGLDLRNINKAELIARVAELSAPIYGGEEVNLKLGSQGKSNKPEYALDARALGSIYAGRINIIVNEDGVGVKTQAPMYAEKGDVVISSKGKVFLKDTQAKGNVKISSTETEIGNKLLAENSINIQNSKLSNKGQIQANNNIAINGNVDNSNLIFTNKDLKIEGNLKNLGNVSSTNLNVKDIENLNKVVVGEKLSSTKVSSSGNISASNIETNNISNSGKLLSKNINTKDLNNSGELYSENLTTINLENSNKINVKENINSSNILNKTNNSEIISKNLNTSNLNNKGNVKVVNNITSQEITNNGKLLVGNNLNAQNLANTSIIQGKVLNINNKINSSGKILSDSITTKDISNSGNISSKAITTQELTNSGEIISNSLSSNNVSNSKDIYVNGNLKVVNELNNTGVIEGLELNTNSIENTGNITIQNKLVAQKLNNKKNTANVNAGFLDIHNKISSVGNIKALAVKTKDLDNSGSILTNSLTTTESINKGNITSKDISTQNLVNSGDIKVGRNLNTDKLKNSKNIIAQNITIKKSLDNINGNISSLNTNINTSDIKNNNGVIQAVKNINIVTANDLNLDGKYTANDSLNINAKSLENNGDLENDGKIKLALTGNLINNKRISSSGNLDITAKEVSNNGTDSAIGSMTNLAITTSSLKNEGNLLFGEGKENKLKTTGDINNTGVISSLGKLSIEAKDILNDKHIVSDNDLEINVNSITNKGLLYSTEKMKVDFKNDFLNDRAEIYSSGDITITGKEGTFTNKVGDIESERNIKIEAKDIKNLAEIKGYHEIVGSVPGNDSNVDMSKLDLEKYNKKSVEIIKEYFRKYAIPEGKNNEARIKDYTRFDGRIGEEFEITTDDKGQWTWQEGKYIDGVYLNKADKIESHYTSEKSTIKADGNITLIATNDVENLESNILANGDVNITAKNLINKNFDVEVERNIELIRGFEFHGNAKNPIELRNKYVMDNKVLVGKPWDKGDVFVKDKILSYVGTGDNAKISAGGSINISAKQVGNGLESKENVKIDSKKQDITSTKVDKNDVNLDSIKNTNVDEIVLNKKNLEPKEEINTKDYIILPKNDKGMFKINNNIDNKPGFSYLVETNINFIDKSRFYGSDYFFKRIGFNPDRNIRLLGDSFYETKLINRAILEGTGRRYLSGYVSEKEQMKALYDNAATEQEDLKLSLGIALTKDQIARLKKDIIWYVEEEIQGQKVLVPKVYLTRNTLSKLKNKNAAIEAGQNLVIAAKDIVNTGNLSANNIIITTDNLTNKSILGANKASIDGNNVTITAGNSMDNIGSDIKANENLVVTAKDISNLSTKRINGYEYDNISNLENSANIEGKNVTLTAKNDVVNTAASIKANESLKIEAKDVTINTLEENRYFYSGDGVKEYTKIDNKNNVSSDIEAKNIDITSKNDINVKGSNIVAKEEANVKADGDINVVSATDSRYYAHKETHKKSFGRSKSEENISYATHNVASNIIGDKVNITSGKDVNIFGSNVQANTEGEIKADGNITQAGVKDINYSYHKKTKTGFMGLTSKSVTDENYAEKAILSATLSGDKGLTYDSKNDLLFEGVKVVSSGSINLKGKNVEINPLETKSYNKHEEVKKGFSGSFNAKGASLSYGKDKLESNTDILNQTASQIVSNKDINIEATDKVRAKSVDIYAKNDVNISGDNGVEISTANNSYDNTTKQSSSRIGASIGINSAIVNTVENVGNIKNLTDFSGNSYDILNNTSKVVGAIKDGAKATIAVADTNYNGSTDAGYDKLKIMNDVLKANISYSKSKSKSSVHNETVEKSSLVSGNNMNIKSKNGNITISGTDVKVGKDLNLNAKKDVTIKASEENYTSSNSSSQTGISLTADLSKGKIGDLSISKAGAKGRGNGTNYVNSTIDVGGKLKTNSENLTLSGANVEADKLDIKAKNLVIESKQDKSERKDSSYGTSFSIDLANPSSFSANINGSKGNGEKEWTNKQTSLIARNGGKVDTDSLTNIGAIIGSESNKEKLKISANKVVVKYLEDKNKYENIGGGITFGTDVPNTSVKHDKIDKEQVNRATAINTDFEISGKKRSAEDLGFNTDINKAQEKTKDEEKHLDAELHTDLLGKDKQEELKKAGGIIGDLTTALGNKSKTEGDFLERYKQLSMMRAIGDQVEKNPEYLSILEKEVRKNGVIDDDVQKEQVSVMNKLLNDALRAKGYAGPDIKMVLTDVTDPNGPYYTDTLTNTVVFDRNELANANRDEILNALGHEFGHYSKEDNKTGNQTIANYSGRELEKRTKDIVGKEATEDTLASIRNNPNVITGEEGRLLAESIPMDRREYSTTGISGGVSASFEGNLTGGAGHYVSIDWKKGIVEEYDTLEGGLNFSNPDIGASIGFTYLPNAHSSKDVEGRAKIIGGDVDPVWLINQILGGAGKGPFSVGIDFIFTSENKFLGFKIYASKSIYPIGGHGGFVYGTKVINKKVMTIKEYMKKAHIGSDRTVWRYE